In Rhodoferax koreense, a genomic segment contains:
- a CDS encoding ABC transporter ATP-binding protein — protein MKLLEISAVRKSYGAVTVLDGIDLEVPAGSRTAIVGPSGSGKTTLLRIIAGFEFPDSGTVTFGGQRLADGPDAVPAHKRGIGFVPQDGALFPHLNVADNVGFGLARNMPGRADRIAELMDMVSLDTAMLQRRPHELSGGQQQRVALARALAQRPRLMLLDEPFSALDTGLRAATRKAVAQLLTSAGITTILVTHDQSEALSFADQVAVMRAGQLVQVGTPMALYLRPRDPATAGFLGDTIVLPAQVGAGWADCALGRIAVNQADRSGAAQIMLRPEQLQLAEVPVESVDATACFGEVTDIDFGGPVCVVSVRLLGASSSTAPLQVRSPGIHVPPVGATVRVAVAGSAHVFDR, from the coding sequence ATGAAGCTCCTTGAAATCAGCGCCGTGCGCAAGTCCTATGGCGCGGTGACCGTTCTGGACGGCATCGACCTCGAGGTGCCGGCCGGCAGCCGCACCGCCATCGTCGGCCCTTCAGGCTCGGGCAAGACCACGTTGCTGCGCATCATCGCCGGCTTCGAATTCCCCGACAGCGGCACCGTCACCTTCGGCGGCCAACGCCTGGCCGACGGGCCCGACGCCGTGCCGGCCCACAAGCGCGGCATCGGTTTCGTGCCGCAGGACGGCGCCCTCTTCCCGCACCTGAATGTGGCCGACAACGTCGGCTTCGGCCTGGCGCGCAACATGCCCGGCCGCGCCGACCGCATCGCCGAGCTGATGGACATGGTCTCTCTCGACACGGCCATGCTGCAGCGCCGGCCGCACGAACTCTCCGGCGGCCAGCAGCAACGCGTGGCCCTGGCGCGCGCGCTGGCCCAGCGGCCCCGGCTGATGCTGCTCGACGAGCCGTTTTCCGCGCTCGACACCGGCCTGCGCGCGGCCACCCGCAAGGCCGTGGCGCAGTTGCTGACCAGCGCCGGCATCACCACCATCCTCGTCACCCACGACCAGAGCGAGGCGCTTTCGTTCGCCGACCAGGTGGCGGTGATGCGCGCCGGGCAGCTGGTGCAGGTCGGCACGCCGATGGCGCTGTACCTGCGGCCCCGGGACCCGGCCACTGCGGGCTTTCTCGGCGACACCATCGTGCTGCCGGCGCAGGTGGGCGCGGGCTGGGCCGACTGCGCGCTCGGCCGCATCGCCGTCAACCAGGCCGACCGCAGCGGCGCCGCACAGATCATGCTGCGACCCGAGCAACTGCAGCTGGCCGAGGTGCCGGTGGAAAGCGTGGATGCCACGGCCTGTTTCGGTGAAGTCACCGACATCGATTTCGGCGGCCCGGTGTGCGTGGTGTCGGTGCGTCTGCTGGGGGCCTCGTCGTCGACGGCGCCGCTGCAGGTGCGCAGCCCGGGTATCCATGTGCCGCCGGTGGGGGCCACCGTGCGCGTGGCCGTGGCCGGCTCGGCCCACGTGTTTGACCGTTGA
- a CDS encoding alginate lyase family protein, translated as MRSWHLLTAGLVLAVVQVLAAPAPQAQTFETATVRDSRASFIDVPARMRWLQAAAPDARLTASLPAAQDCARAAPVAPPAGRMAIPSHYARGDHGPLNPAYEASVALYRRFEATAATLANLYVATGQATYAQCLLDHLGRWAKAEALTGYTVSTAPGASNQAWYQAEWSTAAAALALSQVVHEPTLAPAQVDAVIAWLHRVSLQQIGHAGGDHTCCNNHAYWRGLHATMVGVLANDAALFRWGLGRYAVAMAQLGADGRWPLEMARGELAMHYQNFALLPLVLTAEIAAQQGVDLYAYRVHGRDLHSAVYFLARTYRSDAAQHALGLPHQDLRAFQPGRGDLAWAEFYRARFGTDPLALLASRPVFNARTGGSATLLAYRPPAVGR; from the coding sequence ATGCGGTCCTGGCACTTGCTCACGGCGGGGTTGGTCCTGGCCGTTGTTCAGGTCTTGGCCGCCCCTGCGCCGCAGGCGCAGACCTTCGAGACGGCCACCGTGCGCGACAGCCGCGCCTCGTTCATCGACGTTCCCGCCCGCATGCGGTGGCTGCAGGCGGCCGCGCCCGATGCACGGCTGACGGCCAGCCTGCCGGCCGCGCAGGACTGCGCCCGCGCCGCCCCCGTGGCGCCGCCAGCGGGCCGGATGGCCATTCCCTCCCACTATGCTCGTGGCGACCACGGTCCGCTGAACCCGGCTTACGAAGCCTCGGTGGCCCTTTACCGGCGTTTCGAGGCCACCGCCGCCACCCTGGCCAACCTGTACGTGGCCACGGGACAGGCCACGTACGCGCAGTGCCTGCTCGACCACCTCGGGCGCTGGGCCAAGGCCGAGGCGCTCACCGGCTACACCGTCTCCACCGCCCCCGGTGCCTCGAACCAGGCCTGGTACCAGGCCGAGTGGTCGACCGCCGCCGCAGCACTTGCGCTGTCGCAGGTGGTCCATGAGCCCACGTTGGCACCGGCCCAGGTGGACGCAGTCATCGCCTGGCTGCACCGTGTCTCGCTGCAGCAGATCGGCCATGCCGGCGGCGACCACACCTGCTGCAACAACCACGCCTACTGGCGCGGGCTGCATGCCACGATGGTGGGCGTGCTGGCCAACGACGCGGCCCTGTTCCGCTGGGGCCTGGGCCGCTACGCCGTGGCCATGGCACAGCTCGGTGCGGACGGCCGGTGGCCCCTGGAGATGGCCCGCGGCGAGCTCGCCATGCACTACCAGAATTTCGCGCTGCTGCCGCTGGTGCTGACGGCCGAGATCGCCGCCCAGCAGGGTGTGGACCTGTACGCCTACCGGGTCCATGGCCGCGACTTGCACAGCGCCGTGTATTTTCTGGCCCGCACGTACCGGTCGGACGCTGCACAGCACGCGCTGGGCCTGCCGCACCAGGATCTGCGCGCGTTCCAGCCCGGCCGCGGTGACTTGGCCTGGGCCGAGTTCTACCGCGCCCGCTTCGGCACCGATCCGCTGGCGTTGCTGGCCTCGCGGCCGGTCTTCAATGCCCGCACGGGCGGGAGCGCGACGCTGCTCGCCTACCGGCCGCCCGCAGTGGGCCGGTGA
- the mnmA gene encoding tRNA 2-thiouridine(34) synthase MnmA — protein sequence MQIRNQRVDITGGKPQRVVVGLSGGVDSAVTAWLLKQQGYEVVGIFMKNWEDDDDSEYCSSNIDFVDAAAVADVIGIEIEHVNFAAEYKDRVFAEFLREYQAGRTPNPDVLCNAEIKFKAFLDHALRLGAEKIATGHYARVRHNAETDRYELLKGLDASKDQSYFLHRLNQAQLSKTLFPVGELHKTEVRRIAAEIGLPNAKKKDSTGICFIGERPFRDFLNRYIAKEPGPIKDERGRVLGRHQGLSFYTLGQRQGLGIGGVKEKGAQRGGGEHEPWFVARKDVERNTLWVVQGHDHPWLQSLALAADDASWVAGVAPAPGAYAAKSRYRQADAACSLEASDARHFNLDFPHAQWAVTPGQSAVVYDGEVCLGGGVIAAPA from the coding sequence GTGCAAATCAGAAATCAACGCGTCGACATCACAGGAGGCAAGCCGCAACGCGTCGTGGTCGGCCTGAGCGGCGGTGTGGACTCGGCCGTCACCGCGTGGCTGCTGAAGCAGCAGGGTTATGAGGTGGTCGGCATCTTCATGAAGAACTGGGAGGATGACGACGACAGCGAATACTGCTCGTCGAACATCGACTTCGTGGACGCCGCCGCCGTGGCCGACGTGATCGGCATCGAGATCGAACACGTGAACTTCGCCGCCGAATACAAGGACCGCGTGTTCGCCGAATTCCTGCGCGAGTACCAGGCCGGCCGCACGCCGAATCCCGACGTGTTGTGCAACGCCGAGATCAAGTTCAAGGCCTTCCTCGACCACGCGCTGCGCCTCGGTGCGGAAAAGATCGCGACGGGGCACTATGCGCGCGTGCGGCACAACGCCGAGACGGATCGCTACGAATTGCTCAAGGGCCTGGACGCTTCGAAAGACCAGAGCTACTTCCTGCACCGGCTGAACCAGGCGCAGCTGAGCAAGACGCTGTTTCCCGTGGGTGAACTGCACAAGACCGAGGTGCGCCGCATCGCCGCCGAAATCGGCCTGCCCAACGCGAAAAAGAAGGATTCGACCGGCATCTGCTTCATCGGCGAGCGGCCGTTCCGTGATTTCCTGAACCGCTACATCGCCAAGGAACCGGGCCCGATCAAGGACGAGCGCGGCCGCGTGCTGGGCCGGCACCAGGGCCTGAGCTTCTACACGCTGGGCCAGCGCCAGGGGCTGGGCATCGGCGGCGTGAAGGAAAAAGGCGCGCAGCGCGGCGGCGGCGAACACGAACCCTGGTTCGTGGCGCGCAAGGACGTCGAGCGAAACACGCTGTGGGTGGTGCAGGGACATGACCACCCCTGGCTGCAGTCGCTGGCCCTGGCGGCTGACGATGCGAGCTGGGTGGCTGGCGTTGCCCCGGCGCCGGGCGCCTATGCTGCCAAGAGCCGTTACCGGCAGGCCGACGCGGCCTGTTCCCTGGAGGCCTCGGATGCGCGGCATTTCAACCTGGATTTTCCGCATGCCCAGTGGGCCGTCACCCCCGGCCAGTCCGCGGTGGTGTACGACGGTGAGGTGTGCCTCGGGGGCGGGGTGATCGCGGCGCCGGCCTGA
- a CDS encoding glucan biosynthesis protein → MQRRQFLSRSGSTLAATGLAAGLPWLSAVAQAAGLKPVGAPQAFDYAMLKGRARDLAAKPYAARSTTLPAGISNLNWDQHQGIRFRDDHALWGDDKLRFVAKFFHLGLFFKSPVRMYEVSGGQATELAYDPAMFDYGQSGVDGTKLPADLGFAGFRLNYHTDPVRDVAAFLGASYFRAVGGEWQYGQSARGLAINTAQPYPEEFPDFIGYWLEKPDPKSPSLTVYALLDSPSISGAYRFVITPGDTQIMDLDVALYPRKTIERMGIAPCTSMYQTGENDRRMGWDWRGEIHDTDGLAMHTGRGEWVWRPLTNPAQLQFNAFQDNNPRGFGLMQRDRNFDHYQDDGVFYDKRPSLWVEPKAGWGAGSVQLVEIPTVDETFDNIVAFWNPAEKPQAGQELLFAYRLHWGGNPPAVRMPLARCVATRTGLGGVVGQKRTGYSRRFAVDFAGGDFALLNEKTKVEAVITASRGKIELTSARPLAAIQGWRAMFDIRPDGDSTAPIDLRMYLQADGQPLTETWLYQWAPPPVAERIVY, encoded by the coding sequence TTGCAACGTCGCCAATTCCTATCCCGCAGCGGCAGCACCCTCGCCGCCACCGGTCTCGCCGCCGGCCTGCCCTGGCTTTCGGCTGTGGCCCAGGCCGCGGGCCTCAAGCCCGTGGGCGCGCCGCAGGCCTTCGACTACGCCATGCTCAAGGGCCGCGCGCGCGACCTCGCCGCCAAGCCTTACGCAGCGCGGTCGACCACGCTGCCGGCCGGCATCTCGAACCTGAACTGGGACCAGCACCAGGGCATCCGTTTCCGCGACGACCATGCGCTGTGGGGCGACGACAAGCTGCGTTTCGTGGCCAAGTTCTTCCACCTCGGCCTGTTCTTCAAGTCGCCGGTGCGCATGTACGAGGTCAGCGGCGGCCAGGCCACGGAACTCGCCTACGACCCGGCCATGTTCGACTACGGCCAGAGCGGCGTGGACGGCACGAAGCTGCCGGCCGACCTGGGCTTCGCCGGCTTCCGGCTCAACTACCACACCGACCCGGTGCGCGACGTGGCGGCCTTCCTCGGCGCCAGCTACTTCCGCGCCGTGGGCGGCGAATGGCAATACGGCCAGTCGGCGCGCGGTCTGGCCATCAATACGGCACAACCCTATCCGGAAGAATTTCCCGACTTCATCGGCTACTGGTTGGAAAAACCCGATCCGAAGTCGCCCTCCCTCACCGTCTATGCGCTGCTCGATTCACCGAGCATCAGCGGTGCCTACCGCTTCGTGATCACCCCCGGCGACACGCAGATCATGGACCTGGACGTGGCGCTGTACCCGCGCAAGACCATCGAACGCATGGGCATCGCGCCGTGCACCAGCATGTACCAGACCGGCGAGAACGACCGCCGCATGGGCTGGGACTGGCGCGGCGAGATCCACGACACCGACGGCCTGGCCATGCACACCGGCAGAGGCGAATGGGTGTGGCGACCGCTCACCAACCCGGCCCAGCTGCAGTTCAACGCCTTCCAGGACAACAACCCGCGCGGCTTCGGCCTGATGCAGCGCGACCGCAACTTCGACCACTACCAGGACGACGGCGTGTTCTACGACAAGCGCCCGAGCCTGTGGGTCGAACCCAAGGCCGGCTGGGGCGCGGGTTCGGTGCAACTGGTGGAAATCCCCACCGTGGACGAAACCTTCGACAACATCGTCGCCTTCTGGAACCCGGCCGAAAAGCCGCAGGCCGGCCAGGAGCTGCTGTTCGCCTACCGCCTGCACTGGGGCGGCAACCCGCCGGCCGTGCGCATGCCGCTGGCGCGCTGCGTGGCCACGCGCACCGGCCTGGGCGGCGTGGTGGGACAGAAGCGCACAGGTTATTCGCGGCGCTTCGCCGTGGACTTCGCGGGCGGCGATTTCGCACTGCTGAACGAGAAGACCAAGGTCGAAGCCGTAATCACCGCCTCGCGCGGCAAGATCGAACTGACCTCGGCCCGCCCGCTCGCCGCCATCCAGGGCTGGCGGGCGATGTTCGACATCCGTCCCGACGGCGACAGCACCGCACCCATCGATCTACGCATGTACCTGCAGGCCGATGGCCAGCCGCTCACGGAAACCTGGCTCTACCAGTGGGCGCCGCCGCCCGTCGCCGAGCGGATCGTCTACTGA
- a CDS encoding NUDIX hydrolase → MNTPRWKPSVTVAAVIEKDGRFLLVEEHTPDGLRLNNPAGHLDPGESPAEGCAREAREETTCRFAPTALVGIYLSRFQRPVRDGADGAIDDVTYVRFAFCGEVGDPDPSLRLDTGIVRTLWLTPDEIRASVDRHRSPLLLRCMEDYLAGQRFPLEAVVTDSSVRSQ, encoded by the coding sequence ATGAACACGCCCCGATGGAAACCCAGCGTCACCGTGGCCGCGGTGATCGAAAAAGATGGACGCTTCCTGCTGGTCGAGGAACACACGCCCGATGGCCTGCGGCTGAACAACCCGGCGGGCCACCTCGATCCGGGCGAGTCGCCGGCCGAAGGCTGCGCCCGCGAGGCACGCGAGGAAACCACCTGTCGTTTTGCGCCCACCGCGCTGGTGGGCATCTACCTGTCGCGGTTCCAGCGGCCGGTGCGCGATGGTGCGGACGGGGCGATCGACGACGTCACCTACGTCCGCTTCGCGTTCTGCGGCGAGGTGGGCGACCCCGATCCATCGCTCAGGCTGGACACCGGCATCGTGCGCACGCTCTGGCTCACGCCCGACGAGATCCGCGCCAGCGTGGACCGCCACCGCAGCCCGCTGCTGCTGCGCTGCATGGAGGACTACCTCGCGGGCCAGCGGTTTCCGCTGGAAGCTGTGGTGACCGATTCGTCGGTGCGAAGTCAGTAG
- a CDS encoding Re/Si-specific NAD(P)(+) transhydrogenase subunit alpha, with product MLIGVPAETAAGERRVAVTPETAKKLKAQGHTVRLQSGAGLAASAPDAAYEAVGAEITDAAGALHCDLVLKVRAPSEAEIAQMKPAATLVGMLNPFDAEGLQRLATAGLTGYALEAAPRTTRAQSMDVLSSQANIAGYKAVMVAANAYQRFFPMLMTAAGTVKAARVVILGVGVAGLQAIATAKRLGAVIEASDVRPSVKEQVESLGAKFIDVPFETAEEKEAAEGVGGYARPMPPSWLERQKLEVAKRVAQADVVITTALIPGRAAPTLVTEDMVKAMKPGSVLVDLAAGKGPGGVGGNCPLTVADQTVVQHGVTLIGETNLAGLVAADASSLYARNVLDFLKLIITKEGALHQDLNDDIVAACLMTHAGEVKRK from the coding sequence ATGCTGATAGGCGTGCCCGCGGAAACCGCGGCTGGCGAGCGACGGGTGGCGGTGACGCCCGAGACCGCGAAGAAACTCAAGGCCCAGGGCCACACGGTGCGGCTGCAAAGCGGCGCCGGGCTGGCCGCCAGTGCGCCGGATGCCGCCTACGAGGCGGTCGGTGCCGAGATCACCGACGCCGCCGGCGCGCTGCATTGCGATCTGGTGCTCAAGGTGCGGGCGCCGTCCGAGGCCGAGATCGCGCAGATGAAACCGGCGGCCACCCTGGTCGGCATGCTCAACCCCTTCGATGCCGAAGGCCTGCAGCGCCTGGCCACCGCGGGCCTGACGGGTTACGCGCTGGAAGCCGCCCCGCGCACCACCCGCGCCCAGAGCATGGACGTGCTCTCCAGCCAGGCCAACATCGCCGGCTACAAGGCCGTGATGGTCGCGGCCAACGCCTACCAGCGTTTCTTCCCCATGCTCATGACCGCCGCCGGCACGGTGAAGGCTGCGCGCGTCGTCATCCTCGGCGTCGGCGTCGCCGGTCTGCAGGCCATCGCCACCGCCAAGCGGCTGGGCGCGGTGATCGAAGCCAGCGACGTGCGGCCCAGCGTGAAGGAGCAGGTCGAATCGCTTGGCGCCAAGTTCATCGACGTGCCGTTCGAGACGGCGGAAGAGAAAGAAGCTGCCGAAGGCGTGGGTGGCTACGCCCGGCCCATGCCGCCGAGCTGGCTGGAGCGGCAGAAACTCGAAGTCGCCAAACGCGTGGCCCAGGCGGACGTGGTCATCACCACCGCGCTGATCCCCGGCCGCGCCGCGCCGACACTGGTGACCGAAGACATGGTCAAGGCGATGAAGCCCGGCTCGGTGCTGGTCGATCTGGCCGCGGGCAAGGGCCCTGGTGGTGTGGGCGGCAACTGCCCGCTGACGGTGGCCGACCAGACGGTCGTCCAGCACGGTGTGACCCTGATCGGCGAAACCAACCTGGCCGGCCTGGTGGCGGCCGACGCGTCGTCGCTGTATGCGCGCAACGTGCTCGACTTCCTGAAGCTGATCATCACCAAGGAAGGCGCGCTGCACCAGGATTTGAACGACGACATCGTGGCCGCGTGCCTGATGACCCATGCCGGCGAAGTCAAAAGAAAGTAA
- a CDS encoding NAD(P) transhydrogenase subunit alpha has protein sequence MEVSHTLTNLIIFVLAIYVGYHVVWTVTPALHTPLMAVTNAISAIVIVGAMLAAALTETTLGKTMGVLAVALAAVNVFGGFLVTRRMLEMFKKKDKKSPATKGAAE, from the coding sequence ATGGAAGTCTCCCACACGCTCACCAACCTGATCATCTTCGTGCTGGCCATCTACGTCGGCTACCACGTGGTCTGGACCGTCACCCCGGCGCTGCACACGCCGCTCATGGCCGTCACCAACGCCATCTCCGCCATCGTCATCGTCGGCGCCATGCTGGCCGCCGCCCTGACCGAGACCACGCTCGGCAAGACCATGGGCGTGCTGGCCGTGGCGCTGGCCGCGGTCAACGTCTTCGGCGGTTTCCTCGTCACGCGGCGCATGCTGGAGATGTTCAAGAAGAAGGACAAGAAGAGCCCCGCCACCAAGGGAGCCGCTGAATGA
- a CDS encoding NAD(P)(+) transhydrogenase (Re/Si-specific) subunit beta, translated as MSMNLVTLLYLVASVCFIQALKGLSHPTTSIRGNAFGMTGMAIAVLTTAALIYELSAGKVAGLGYVLAALVVGGGIGATMANKVEMTKMPELVAFMHSMIGLAAVFIAVAAVAEPHAFNIAALGEPIPGGNRVELALGAFIGAVTFSGSVIAFGKLSGKYKFRLFQGKPVQFSGQHKLNLVLGLAAAFFCFGFWHSQSWMDILLVIALGFALGVLLIIPIGGADMPVVVSMLNSYSGWAAAGIGFSLNNSMLIIAGSLVGSSGAILSYIMCKAMNRSFFNVIGGGFGGDAAGGSAGGAAEQRPVKSGSADDAAFVLANAETVVIVPGYGLAVARAQHAVKELAAKLTEHGVTVKYAIHPVAGRMPGHMNVLLAEAEVPYDQVFEMEDINGEFGQVDVAIILGANDVVNPAAHTKGSPIYGMPILEAYKAKTVIVNKRSMAAGYAGLDNELFYMNKTMMVFGDAKKVVEDMGKAIE; from the coding sequence ATGAGCATGAACCTCGTCACGCTGCTGTACCTCGTTGCCAGCGTCTGTTTCATCCAGGCCTTGAAAGGCCTGTCCCATCCCACCACCTCGATCCGCGGCAACGCCTTCGGCATGACCGGCATGGCGATTGCCGTGCTGACCACGGCCGCGCTCATCTACGAGCTCTCGGCCGGCAAGGTCGCGGGCCTGGGCTATGTGCTGGCGGCGCTGGTGGTGGGTGGCGGCATCGGTGCCACCATGGCCAACAAGGTCGAGATGACGAAGATGCCCGAACTGGTCGCCTTCATGCACAGCATGATCGGCCTGGCCGCGGTCTTCATCGCCGTGGCCGCCGTGGCCGAACCGCATGCGTTCAACATCGCGGCGCTCGGCGAGCCGATTCCCGGCGGCAACCGCGTGGAACTGGCCCTGGGCGCCTTCATCGGCGCAGTGACCTTCAGCGGCTCGGTGATCGCCTTCGGCAAGCTCTCGGGCAAATACAAGTTCCGCCTGTTCCAGGGCAAGCCGGTGCAGTTCAGCGGGCAGCACAAGCTCAACCTGGTGCTCGGCCTGGCCGCGGCCTTCTTCTGCTTCGGCTTCTGGCACAGCCAGAGCTGGATGGACATCCTGCTGGTGATTGCGCTCGGCTTCGCACTCGGCGTGCTGCTGATCATCCCGATCGGCGGCGCCGACATGCCGGTGGTCGTCTCCATGCTCAACAGCTATTCGGGCTGGGCGGCCGCCGGCATCGGCTTCAGCCTGAACAACAGCATGCTGATCATCGCCGGCAGCCTGGTGGGCAGCTCCGGGGCGATCCTTTCCTACATCATGTGCAAGGCGATGAACCGCTCGTTCTTCAACGTGATCGGCGGCGGCTTCGGCGGCGATGCGGCAGGCGGCAGCGCCGGCGGTGCGGCCGAGCAACGCCCGGTCAAAAGCGGCAGCGCCGACGACGCGGCCTTCGTGCTGGCCAATGCCGAGACCGTGGTCATCGTGCCCGGCTACGGACTGGCCGTGGCGCGCGCGCAGCACGCGGTGAAGGAGCTCGCGGCCAAGCTCACCGAACACGGCGTGACCGTCAAGTACGCGATCCACCCGGTGGCCGGCCGCATGCCGGGCCACATGAACGTGCTATTGGCCGAGGCCGAGGTGCCGTACGACCAGGTGTTCGAGATGGAAGACATCAACGGCGAGTTCGGCCAGGTGGACGTGGCGATCATCCTGGGCGCCAACGACGTGGTGAACCCGGCCGCGCACACCAAGGGCAGCCCGATCTACGGCATGCCGATCCTGGAGGCCTACAAGGCCAAGACGGTGATCGTGAACAAGCGCTCCATGGCCGCGGGTTATGCCGGGCTCGATAACGAGCTGTTCTACATGAACAAGACCATGATGGTCTTTGGGGATGCGAAGAAAGTCGTGGAAGACATGGGAAAGGCGATTGAATGA
- a CDS encoding long-chain-fatty-acid--CoA ligase yields MTERIWLKSYPPGVPADIDPTLYPSLVALLEESFSKYADRTAYSFMGRDLSYAQTDALSRSLAGYLQGLGLVKGDRVAIMMPNVPQYPVAVAAILRAGMVVVNVNPLYTPRELEHQLKDSGAKAIVILENFAAVLSQCIKATPVEHVVLCAMGDQLGLLKGTIVNYVVRNVKKMVPAFELPAAVRFNDAVAKGGRSGFKPQTLQADDVAVLQYTGGTTGVAKGAVLLHRNVIANTLQSEAWNQPVMDAVPKSEQATTVCALPLYHIFAFTVGMMLSMRTGGKLLLIPNPRDIPAVLKELSKHTVHSLPAVNTLFNALANHPDFNTVDWSHLKLSLGGGTAVQGAVAKLWLEKTGCPICEGYGLSETSPSAACNPPTDKGFSASIGVPIPSTIFRLLDDDGHDVPPGQPGEIAIKGPQVMAGYWQRPDETAKVMTPDGFFKSGDIGTMDERGYFRIVDRKKDMILVSGFNVYPNEIEDVVGRLEGVLECACVGVADEKSGEAVKLVIVKKNPDLSEAQVRAYCKANLTGYKQPKTIEFRADLPKTPVGKILRRELRDKK; encoded by the coding sequence ATGACAGAGCGTATCTGGCTCAAGAGTTACCCGCCGGGCGTGCCGGCGGACATCGATCCGACGTTGTATCCGTCGCTGGTGGCCCTGCTGGAGGAAAGCTTCAGCAAATACGCCGACCGCACGGCCTACAGCTTCATGGGGCGGGATCTCAGCTATGCGCAGACCGATGCGCTGAGCCGCAGCCTGGCCGGCTATCTGCAAGGCCTGGGACTGGTCAAGGGTGACCGCGTGGCGATCATGATGCCCAACGTGCCGCAGTATCCGGTGGCGGTGGCGGCCATCCTGCGCGCGGGCATGGTGGTGGTGAACGTGAATCCGCTGTACACCCCGCGCGAACTCGAGCACCAGCTCAAGGATTCGGGCGCCAAGGCCATCGTGATCCTGGAGAATTTCGCCGCCGTGCTGTCGCAGTGCATCAAGGCCACGCCGGTCGAGCATGTGGTGCTGTGCGCCATGGGCGACCAGTTGGGGCTGCTCAAGGGCACGATCGTCAATTACGTGGTGCGCAACGTCAAGAAGATGGTGCCGGCCTTCGAACTGCCGGCCGCCGTGCGTTTCAACGATGCCGTGGCCAAAGGCGGGCGCAGCGGGTTCAAGCCCCAGACGCTGCAAGCCGACGACGTGGCCGTGCTGCAATACACCGGCGGCACCACCGGGGTCGCCAAGGGTGCCGTGCTGCTGCACCGCAACGTGATCGCCAACACCTTGCAGTCCGAAGCCTGGAACCAGCCGGTGATGGACGCCGTGCCGAAGAGCGAGCAGGCCACCACGGTGTGCGCGCTGCCGCTGTACCACATCTTCGCCTTCACCGTGGGCATGATGCTGTCGATGCGCACCGGCGGCAAGCTGCTCCTGATCCCGAACCCGCGCGACATTCCGGCGGTGCTCAAGGAGTTGTCCAAACACACCGTGCACAGCCTGCCGGCGGTGAACACGCTGTTCAACGCGCTGGCCAACCACCCCGACTTCAACACCGTGGACTGGAGCCACCTGAAGCTGTCGCTGGGCGGCGGCACCGCGGTGCAGGGCGCCGTCGCCAAGCTCTGGCTGGAGAAGACCGGTTGCCCGATCTGCGAGGGTTACGGCCTGTCCGAAACCTCGCCGTCGGCCGCCTGCAACCCACCGACGGACAAGGGGTTCAGTGCGTCCATCGGCGTTCCGATCCCGAGCACGATCTTCCGCCTGCTCGACGACGACGGCCATGACGTGCCCCCGGGCCAGCCCGGCGAAATCGCCATCAAGGGGCCGCAGGTGATGGCCGGCTACTGGCAGCGCCCGGACGAAACCGCCAAGGTGATGACGCCGGACGGGTTCTTCAAATCCGGCGACATCGGCACGATGGACGAGCGCGGCTACTTCAGGATCGTGGACCGCAAGAAGGACATGATCCTGGTCAGCGGCTTCAACGTCTATCCGAACGAGATCGAAGACGTGGTGGGCCGGCTCGAAGGCGTGCTCGAATGCGCCTGCGTGGGCGTGGCCGACGAGAAGTCGGGCGAGGCGGTGAAGCTCGTGATCGTGAAGAAGAACCCCGACCTCAGCGAAGCCCAGGTGCGCGCCTACTGCAAGGCCAATCTCACCGGCTACAAACAGCCGAAGACCATCGAGTTCCGTGCCGACCTGCCGAAGACGCCGGTGGGCAAGATCCTGCGGCGCGAGCTGCGCGACAAGAAATAG